From a region of the Sandaracinaceae bacterium genome:
- a CDS encoding methylmalonyl-CoA mutase small subunit: MAEEPTPIPNAFAPVSRDAWQAQVEADLKGKPLSSLNTTLEPGITLSPLYTAADVPAQPAGFPGLPPFTRGSTPLGNAGTGWHVCQEYDDPRMEVAAAMVKADLENGADAVWIRMACDQGVRVLTAGDVETVLGAVDLRKNAVHFESLSDVLLVSAAYFAIAQARGVPLTELRGGLGADPLATLAETGTLPDGYEAAARTMTELAHYCQQKAPGVRGVCVSTRPYADAGATATQELAYAIATVAEYMRRLIGSGLSADDAARQMSLALSVSSDFFSQIAKLRAARLLFAKVVGAFGASPAAQGTVLHARTASFTKTRRDPWVNMLRATTETAAAAIGGADCVATGAFDELCGPSDAFARRVARNTHVVLRDESHLARVADAAGGSWFIESLTDTLARAAWEQFQKLEAEGGMRRAIARGLVHSALQAGSAAQRTAIATRRTAIVGVNEFPNLREEAVKREAISMDDVEGELGNPFGRGTPDERQDLLLALARAARGTSQPGSLVPAAVAATAAGVDMMNLGTMLRDGFPSLHVEPLPRWHAADEWEALRDASDATLARDGRRPSAFLAQLGPIPDHKARGMWTANLLAAGGIESAENEGFADASAALAAYDQSDIVVLVGKDDRYDDAVELGDAFRKAGAKVIAVAGKVPDKQEQYRSQGVDAFLYAGANALETLAKLHSELEVAR; encoded by the coding sequence ATGGCCGAAGAGCCCACCCCCATCCCGAACGCTTTCGCGCCCGTCTCGAGAGACGCGTGGCAGGCGCAGGTCGAGGCCGACCTGAAAGGGAAGCCGCTGTCCTCGCTGAACACCACGCTCGAGCCGGGCATCACGCTCTCGCCGCTGTACACGGCCGCCGACGTGCCCGCGCAGCCCGCGGGCTTCCCGGGGCTGCCGCCGTTCACGCGAGGCAGCACCCCGCTCGGCAACGCCGGCACCGGCTGGCACGTGTGCCAGGAGTACGACGACCCACGCATGGAGGTGGCCGCGGCCATGGTGAAGGCCGACCTCGAGAACGGGGCCGACGCGGTGTGGATCCGCATGGCGTGCGACCAGGGGGTGCGCGTGCTCACGGCCGGCGACGTGGAGACGGTGTTGGGCGCCGTGGACCTGCGCAAGAACGCGGTGCACTTCGAGTCGCTGAGCGATGTGCTGCTGGTGTCGGCCGCTTACTTCGCCATCGCTCAGGCCCGCGGTGTCCCGCTCACCGAGCTGCGCGGGGGCCTCGGCGCCGACCCGCTGGCCACGCTGGCCGAGACGGGCACGTTGCCCGACGGCTACGAAGCGGCCGCGCGCACCATGACGGAGCTCGCGCACTACTGTCAGCAGAAGGCCCCGGGGGTGCGTGGGGTGTGCGTGTCCACGCGCCCGTACGCAGACGCCGGCGCCACCGCCACGCAGGAGCTGGCCTACGCCATCGCCACGGTGGCCGAGTACATGCGGCGCCTGATCGGCAGCGGGCTGAGCGCGGACGACGCCGCGCGGCAGATGAGCCTCGCGCTGTCGGTCTCGTCGGACTTCTTCTCGCAGATCGCCAAGCTGCGCGCGGCGCGCCTGCTGTTCGCCAAGGTGGTGGGTGCCTTCGGGGCCTCGCCCGCGGCACAGGGAACGGTGCTGCACGCGCGCACGGCGTCGTTCACCAAGACGCGGCGTGACCCGTGGGTGAACATGCTGCGCGCCACCACCGAGACGGCCGCCGCGGCCATCGGCGGAGCGGACTGCGTGGCCACCGGCGCCTTCGACGAGCTATGCGGCCCGTCCGACGCCTTCGCTCGCCGCGTGGCGCGCAACACCCACGTGGTGCTGCGAGACGAGTCCCACCTGGCGCGCGTGGCCGACGCCGCGGGTGGCAGCTGGTTCATCGAGTCGCTCACCGACACGCTAGCCCGCGCCGCTTGGGAGCAGTTCCAGAAGCTCGAGGCCGAGGGCGGCATGCGCAGGGCCATCGCCCGCGGTCTGGTCCACAGCGCGCTCCAGGCTGGGAGTGCGGCCCAACGCACGGCCATCGCCACGCGCCGCACGGCCATCGTGGGCGTCAACGAGTTCCCCAACCTGCGTGAAGAGGCCGTGAAGCGCGAGGCCATCTCCATGGATGACGTGGAGGGCGAGCTGGGCAACCCGTTCGGCCGCGGCACCCCGGACGAACGGCAAGACCTGCTGCTGGCGCTGGCTCGTGCAGCGCGCGGCACCTCGCAGCCCGGCAGCCTGGTGCCCGCCGCGGTGGCCGCCACGGCCGCCGGCGTGGACATGATGAACCTGGGCACCATGTTGCGCGACGGCTTCCCTTCGCTGCACGTGGAGCCCCTCCCGCGCTGGCACGCAGCCGACGAGTGGGAGGCCCTGCGCGACGCGAGCGACGCCACGCTGGCCCGCGATGGACGCCGGCCGAGCGCGTTCCTGGCGCAGCTGGGGCCCATCCCCGACCACAAGGCGCGCGGCATGTGGACCGCCAACCTGCTGGCCGCCGGTGGCATCGAGAGCGCGGAGAACGAGGGCTTCGCCGACGCGAGCGCGGCGCTGGCCGCCTACGACCAGAGCGACATCGTGGTGCTGGTGGGCAAGGACGACCGCTACGACGACGCCGTGGAGCTCGGCGACGCGTTCCGCAAGGCCGGCGCGAAGGTCATCGCGGTGGCCGGCAAGGTCCCCGACAAGCAAGAGCAGTATCGCTCCCAAGGCGTGGACGCCTTCCTCTACGCGGGCGCCAACGCGCTCGAGACCCTGGCCAAGCTCCACAGCGAGCTCGAGGTGGCGCGATGA